From the genome of Scytonema hofmannii PCC 7110, one region includes:
- a CDS encoding acyl-CoA thioesterase, translating to MQPFKTLLRVRHYEMDALGHVNNAVYQNYLEQAAIEHSEHLGLTLDVYRELGGMFVMRRVEIDYLRPAIAGDTLEVATWLKEMRGTRAYRRYEIRKQNQEDLFVNAEVLWVWVDVKTMRPRPIPNFLQEKFLQISI from the coding sequence ATGCAACCATTTAAAACATTACTGCGGGTTCGGCACTACGAAATGGATGCTCTAGGACACGTTAATAATGCCGTTTACCAAAATTACTTGGAACAAGCCGCTATAGAACATTCCGAACACTTGGGTTTGACTCTGGATGTTTATCGAGAACTGGGTGGCATGTTTGTTATGCGACGAGTGGAAATTGATTACCTCCGTCCCGCGATCGCAGGTGATACGCTTGAAGTAGCAACTTGGTTGAAAGAAATGCGGGGGACTCGTGCTTATCGACGGTACGAAATTCGCAAGCAGAATCAAGAAGATTTATTTGTCAATGCTGAGGTTTTGTGGGTGTGGGTGGATGTCAAAACAATGCGCCCTCGACCAATACCCAATTTTTTGCAAGAAAAATTCTTACAAATAAGTATTTGA
- a CDS encoding TrmH family RNA methyltransferase: MLTSLQNTLVKQIRKLHSSKERHKQDLFLIEGTHLVEEAVSVNYPLEAVCCTSEWQAAHSYLWQQACNLSERAETVSEEVLKAIATTVQPDGIVATAKKGDRTLAVPFTDVVLALETIQDPGNLGTIIRTAAAAGVSGLWLSEDSVDLDNPKVLRASAGQWFRLPIAVSPDLKTTVQQSQKEGMQVVATLPTATLTYWEVDWCKPSLILLGNEGAGLSTDLTAMTDLQVKIPLQPSVESLNVAISAALMLYEAQRQRNFASC, encoded by the coding sequence ATGTTAACTAGTTTACAAAACACACTGGTAAAGCAAATTCGCAAACTTCACTCCTCTAAGGAGAGACACAAGCAAGATCTATTTTTAATAGAAGGAACGCATTTAGTCGAAGAAGCTGTCAGCGTGAATTATCCTCTAGAGGCGGTGTGTTGTACTTCAGAATGGCAAGCAGCACATTCTTATCTATGGCAGCAAGCTTGTAATCTAAGCGAAAGAGCAGAAACTGTAAGCGAAGAAGTTTTGAAAGCGATCGCAACGACAGTACAACCAGATGGGATCGTGGCAACGGCAAAAAAAGGCGATCGCACTCTGGCAGTTCCGTTTACCGATGTCGTGTTAGCATTAGAAACAATACAAGATCCCGGCAATTTAGGTACAATAATTCGTACTGCAGCAGCAGCTGGTGTATCGGGATTGTGGCTGAGTGAAGATAGTGTAGATTTAGATAATCCAAAAGTGCTACGTGCTTCTGCAGGGCAGTGGTTTCGCTTGCCAATAGCAGTTAGCCCCGATTTAAAGACGACAGTACAGCAAAGTCAGAAAGAGGGGATGCAAGTTGTGGCAACCTTGCCAACAGCGACTTTAACTTATTGGGAAGTAGATTGGTGCAAACCCAGTTTGATTTTGTTAGGAAATGAGGGTGCTGGTTTATCAACAGACTTAACTGCAATGACAGATTTACAAGTCAAAATCCCTTTACAGCCCAGTGTAGAGTCTTTAAACGTTGCAATCTCTGCTGCGTTAATGCTTTACGAAGCTCAAAGGCAAAGGAATTTTGCTAGTTGTTAG